The genomic window CGGGTACGACGACAGCGGCCGTCTCACCGAGGCGGCGAACATCTCCGGCAAACCCGCACGGTTCCGTTACGACGGCGACGGCCGGGTCATGCAGTGGATCGACCGTAACGACTTCGGTTACCGGTACACCTACGACGAGGACGGCCGCTGCACCGGCACGATGGGTGAGGACGGGTTCCTCAGCGCCACCCTGGTCTACGAGGACGGCCGCACCACCTGGACCGACTCGCTCGGCAACGTGACCGTCTACACCTTCGACGAGTACCACCACGTCACCAGCGTGACCGACCCGCTCGGCAACACCGGCCGGTCCACCTGGGGCCGCTACAACGAGCAGTTCACCCGGCCCGCCGCCCCGGTCGACCGCCTCGACCTGGACCGGCTGCGCGGCGGCCGCCCGGCGAACCCGGACCGCGCCGAAGGCCTGGCCGGCTGGTCGGTGCGCCTCGACGACGGTGAGACGGTGGTCTACGACGCCGAGGGCTACCCGGTCGAGCGCACCGACGCGGCCGGCAACGTCCGGCGTACCGCTTACGGGCCGTTCGGGGTGGTGCTGGCCACCGTGGACGCCGACGGGCTGCGCACCAGCTACACCTACGACACCGAACTGCGGGTCACCTCGGTCACCGATCCGGCCGGCCTTCTCTGGCGCTACGAGTACGACGCGGCCGGCCGGGTCACCGCCGAGACCGACTTCAACGGCCGGGCCCGCCGGTTCACCCACGACGCGGCCGGAAACGTGACCGCCGTCGACGGGGTGCCGCTGGAACGCGACGAGACCGGCAACCTGATCCGGCGCGGTTCCCACATCTACGCCTACGACCAGCAGGGCCGCCTCGTCGCCGCGTCCGGTCCCGGCGTGGAACTGAGCGTCGAATGGGACGCCGACGGACGCAAGGTCGCCGAGACGGTCAACGGCCGGACGGTCCGCGTCGAGACCGACGGCACCAGCGTCACCCGGCACACCCCCGCCGGAGCGGTGAGCGTCTGGGAGTCCGACCCGTTCGGCCGGCCGTACTCGCTGCGCAGCGGCGGCCACGAGATGCTCCTCAAACACGACTTCGCGGGACGGGAAGCGGCCCGGAGCATCGACGGCACCCCGGTGCTGGCGCAGCTGCACGGGACCGGAGACCGGCTGCTCGGCCAGATCCTGCCGGCCGTCGGCGGGCGCGTCTTCGAACACCGGGCCGACGGTGCGGTGTCCGGGGCGGTCGACTGGACCGGGCGGCGCGCCTACACCCTCGACGCGACCGGCCGGGTCACCCGCGTGCAGGGGCCGGGGCGCGACGAGAACCACCGCTACTCGTACGGACGTCCGGACGGGGTCTACGACGGCACCTCGTTGCGGTCGTCCGGGGCGGTCCAAGCCACCTACGACTCTCTCGGGCGCATGGTCACCCGTACCCGCGACGGGGTTGGCACCTGGCACTTCGCCTGGAACGACGACGACCGGCTGATCGAGGCGACCACCCCGGCCGGAGCCGTATGGCGCTACACCTATGACCCGCTCGGCCGGCGGATCGCCAAGACCGACGGGGTCGAGCGCTTCGATTTCACCTGGTCCGGCAGCACGCTGGTCGAGGAGGAACACCTCGCGGCCGACGGCACGCTGAGCGTCACCACCTGGGAGCACCACCCGTCCGACGGGCGGCCGCTGGCCCGGACCGTGCGGATCGGCGGTGACCTGGATTTCGCCACCGTCGTCACCGATCGGGTCGGCACACCCACCGAACTGCTCGCCGCCGACGGCACGCTGCGCTGGCAGAGCGACGCCACCCTGTGGGGCTACTCCGACACCACCGAGATGCCGGTCTCGTTCCCGGGACAGTACCGGGACCTCGAGACCGGGCTGCACTACAACGTGTTCCGCTACTACGACCCGCTGACCGGACGTTATCTCAGCCAGGACCCGCTCGGCCTGGCCCCGGCGATCGACCCCGCCGGGTACGCGTCCAACCCACTGCGCTTCGCCGACCCGCTCGGCCTGATGTGCACCAGCCCCGGCGGCTCCAGCGTCCCCAAACCCACCCCCGGCTCCGGTGACATCCCCGGCCTGGTCCAGGACATGGACGAACTGGGCGACATCGGCCTGGCCCTGTCGAAGACGACACCCGAGTTCAAGAATCCGGCCGACTTCATCAAGGACCTGACGGCGAACAAGTCGAACCCGCCGCTGCTGTTCCACGGCTCCGACGTGCCGCCGGACATCATCTTCAAACAGGGCCTGCAGTCGAACGCGATGTTCAAGAACGCCGGCTCGCACTACGACATCAAACTCCACCAGCAGAACAGCTCCAAGATCCGCGAAGGTGGCGTCTACAGCGGTTTCGTCTCCACCACCGAGGACTGGAACGTCGCCCTCAACTTCGTCCGGGACAAGGACATCGCCTTCCAGCTGCAGAACAAGTCCATGGACGGCGTCGAGTTCAGCAAGAACATCGGGGGCAAGGACTACAAACTGCACTATGGGTACGTCTATGCGGTGCGCGCCGACAGTCAGCCCTTCGTCGAGCTGAACGTGCAGACCATCAACGACATCTCCAAGGTGTCGCAGAAGGAGTTCGCCGCTCTCGACCACATCCCCGGCAAGAACATCTCGCACGCCTACCTGATCGACACCCCGTACAACGTGGGGATCAAGGACGGCATTCAGCAGCTGGACATTCCGAAGGGCCCCTTCAAGATGGAGACCTTCGACAACCCGGACTACGTGGCGAAGAAGAAGTGAGGAACCAGTCCATGCGCTGGATGTACGCCGTCGACCCCGCCTACGAGGGCGTCGAGGACATTCCGCCGTACGCGATCGCCGGCGCCTACCCGGTGGCCGCCGACGGCACTCCCGCCGAGGAGCTGATCCCGAACCCCGACTACCGCCCGTCACCCCGGGCCCTCGGCTGGCCGGCCCCGGCCAACGACCTCGAAGCCGCCGTCCAGAATGCCGCCACCGGCCACGGCGACGACGCCACGGTCCGGGCCGCACTGCTGGCGGGCACGGTCTTCGTCGACCCGGCGGCCCCCATCGACACCCCGGACCTGCACGCCTGGACCTCCGACCGCTACCTGCCGTCACCCGGCCCGTCCCACGACTGGCGCCGCCTGCCGGTCACCGCCCTGACCGGCACCCTCGGCACCCGGACCCTGGTCCTCAACCCGGGGACCGACCTCGAGGCGCGCCTGCCCGCCGCGGCGCTCGATCCGCGCTAGGTGCGGGCAGCGGGCTCGAAACCGACGGTCACCGCGAGCCCGCCTCGCGATTCATTTCGGTCAGTGTGCCGGTCTCGGTGTCCAGGATCACCGGCGCGCCGAGCCGGACGGTGGCCGGGCGGTCACCGTGCCCGATCGGCAGGCCGCCCAGCACCGGTACGCCGAGCCGGCCCAGCCGGTCGAGCAGCACGCCCGTCGGGTCGCCGCAGCCGGTGAACTGGCCGACCGCCACCCCGGCCAGGCCGTCCAGCAGGCCGGCCCGCTCCAGTTGGACCAGCGAGCGGTCCACCCGGTACGGCACCTCGTTGACCTCCTCCAGCATCAGCACCACACCGGCCGGGTCCCATGCGTGCCGAGTGCCGGCGGTCGCGGCCAGCAGGGTCAGGTTGCCACCGAGCAGCACGCCCTCGGCGCGGCCGTCGACGCGTACCGGAAATGTGCCCTCGGTCTTCGCGGCGGTGACCACGATCGGGGTATCGGTGGTCAGCGCCCGCACGGCGCCGTCGTCGATGCGGCCGGCGTTCGGGCCGTGCACCGTGACCAGGCGGGCCTCCTTCCACAGGGCCAGGTGCAGCGCCGTGATATCGGAGAAGCCCAGCACGTGCTTCGGGTCGGCGCGCACCGCCGCGAAGTCGGCGTCGTCCACGATGCGCTGCGCTCCGTAGCCACCGCGCATGCACAGAACGCCGCGGACCAACGGGTCACGTAACGCCTCGTCGAGGTCGGCAAGGCGCTGAGCGTCGCTGCCGGCGAAGAACGTGTGCCGGTTCAGCGCGTGCCGTCCGGCTTGGACCCGCAGGCCGTGGGCGTTCAGCATCCGGGTGGCGTGATCCACCCGGCCGGCCTCGACCGGCCCGGACGGCGAGATCAGCGCGACCAGGTCACCTACCCGCAGCGGTGCCGGCCGCAACGGCATGATCGTCATGCCGCGATCCTAGGGGCCTGGATCGTGGCCTCGGCCTCGGACCAGGGGCAGGAACACCTCGTCGACGATCTCGACCAGTACCTCGTCGGGGACCGAAGGGATGCCCCGGATGGCGTATTCGGCGCGCAGCAGCATCATCGGCGTGGTGGCGACCCGGAGGTGCACGGCCTCGGCAGGTGCCTCTCCTCTGGCCACGGCCCGGTCGAGCATCGTCAGCCAGGCACGGTCCATGGCGTCGGTGCCGGATCGTTCGCGCATCAGAGTGAGCAGTTCGGGGTCGTCGGCTGCGGCGGCGAGCAGGCCGCGCAGGGTCGCCCCGTGCGGAGAGGACCAGGTCTGGTTCGCCAGCCGCAGCATCTCCAGCGCGTCGGCCCGGAGGCTGCCGGTGTCCGGGTCCGGCATCACCGTCTCGGACAGGTGACGGTATGCGGCGATGCCCAGCGCCGCCCGGTGCGGCCACCGGCGGTAGATGGCGTTCTTGTTGGTCCCGGCCCGCGCGGCGACCCGGTCCATGGTCATGCCCGGGTAGCCGGACTCCCGCATCTCGTCGGCCGCCGCCCGCAGGATCGCCTGCTCCAGCTCTTCGCCTCGCCGTCTCGTGCTCACACCGTATAGGGTACGGCTCGTACCTTAATGGAGAGGGGATCGCCGTGCGTGTCTTCGGCATGAACTACGACACCGGTTTCGTCAGTGGGACAACCACGACCCACGAACCTTTCGACCCCGAGACGGTACGGCGTGACCTGCACGTCATCCACGACGAACTGCACTGCGACGCGGTGCGGATCACCGGCGGTGTCCAGGATCGGCTGGAACTGACCGCCCGGCTCGCCGCCGAAGTGGGGCTCGAAGTCTGGTACTGCCCCTTCACCTACAACCTCGACCGCGACGAACTGCTGGCATTCGTGCTCGACGGCGCGGAACGGGCCGAACGGCTGCGACACGACGGGGCCTCGGTCGTCTACCTTGCCGGATCCGAGATCGCCATGATGACCAACGGGTTCCTGCCGGGACGCGACCTGGCCGAGCGGGCGACGCTGTTCACCGATCCGGCACGCCTGCGGGCGGCGATTCCGGCGGCACAGGCCGCGGTGCGGGACTTCTTCGCCGAGGCGCTGCCCGCGGTGCGGGAACGGTTCGCGGGGCCGGTCGGCTACGCCTCGCTGCCGCTGGAAGCCGTCGACTGGGAGCCGTTCGACATCATCGCCAGCGACGCCGGGTACCGTGACGCGGCCAGCGCGGCAGCGTTTCCACAGAGCCTGGCAGCGGCGGTCGGGCAGGGCAAGCCGTATGCCGCTACCGAGTTCGGCTGCTGCACCTACCGCGGTGCGGCCGACGTCGCGGGCTCGGCGGAACCGGTCACCTTCGACGAGCACGGCCGTGCCGTGACACTCACCCCCGGCCTGGAACGCGACGAGGAAAGCCAGGCCCGGTACATCGTGGACCTGCTGCGCGACTACGAGGCGGGCGGAGTCGACGCGGCGTTCGTGTACACGTTCGCGAACCGCCACCTGCCGACCACCGACGACCCGGACCGTGACTTCGACCTGGCCGCCCGCGGGATCGTCCGAGTGCTGCCGGACGGCACCTGGACCCCGAAGGCCGCCTTCCACGCCCTCGCCGAGTACGGCCGCTCACGGGGATCTTGAGGGGGTGCGGGCGCCTTCTAGGCTGTGCCTCGCGCCCGCACCGAGCCCGTTGGCCGAGGACGCCGAGGTAGTCGGATCTTGGAGGAACTACAGAGATGCGCCACCGAATGACCGCGGTCCCCGTGGCTCTGTCCGTCGTCGCCGTTCTCGTCAGCGGCTGTTCCGCTCAAGACATCGCATTCGACACCTTCTCCCCGCCGGCTCGCGACGGGCAGGCGACGCTCACCGTGCACGACCGGTGGGAGTCCTGCGACAAGGTGGCATCAGCCGTCAGCGCCTCCGCCACGGCGGGCGAGGGCGCCTCCACCACGGCGGAGGAGGGCGCCGGCGACCTGCTCGACCAGGAACGGTTCGACCAGGAGGCGTTCAGTCTGCCGCTTCTTGACGACGGCTTTCAGCCCGTCGCCGCGATCATCTGTGGCCGTGGGCCGGACGGCGGGTACGACTGGGTGGCCGAGGAAGCGCGTGCCGAAGACCTGACCGCGATGCTGGCCGCTCTGCGATTGCCCGACGAAGCCCCGACCGCGGAGGCCTGCACGCTGGAGCTACCGGCGGTGCCTCGGCTGTTCCTGCTCGACAGCGCGGGCCGCTGGATCCGGCCCGGCATCCCGATCGACGCATGCGCAAAGCCTCGCACCGAGGTCACCGACGCCTATTACGCGCTGGTGATCACCGTCGAGAGCCGACGGGTGCTCAAGCAGGGTTAAAGATCCACCATGTGGCGCAGCACCTCGCGCACTCGGGCGATCTCGTCAGGATTCAGCTTCCAGCATCCCCGGCTTCGGTCGATGCGCCCCACACTCATGGTGCGGATCTGCTCGGTCAGAACCCATTTCTTGCCGTCTTTGGGCGAATTGATGAACACCCGATGCAGCAGGTCAAAGCGTTCTGTGGATGTCACCGGAACCACGTTGACCAGCTTGTTTCCGGTCAGCTTGAGATGGAACGGGGACGAAATGATCAGTCCCGATCTGGTTCCGGCCTGCTCGTGGCCCTCGACGGGATCGAAGTCGAACCACCACACCTGCCAGGGGGCGATAGTGCTGGTCACGCGACATCATCGGCGTCAACGGGCGCGGCGGCAGCGTGCCACAGCCCTGCTTCGGCCATGTCTTCTGCGTGCTTTTCCGGATGCTCTTCCCGGTAGCGGGCGGCCGCCGCGATTGCGGCGACCTGCCAGTGCTCGTCCAGCAGCCGCTGGATGACTTCATCTGCGGTGGTGCCAGGAAACTCTTCGGTGCTCAGTTGCATCACCCGGGCATGAGTGCGTTCGCTCAGCCGCACCATCTTGGATTGCGCCTTTCCGGGTGTCGTCATGAGTGCCAGTGTAGTCATACCAGCGAGTATACGAACTGGTAAACAAATCGGTGTACGCCGCGCGAGCATTTAAACGATCGGGTGACCATCTGCCACGTAAGAGGTCAGAGCATGGCCTGGAGGCGGGTGGCTAGGGCGGCCACCTCTGACTTCAGTTCGGGTGGGGACTCGATGGTGAAGGGGTAGCCCAAGCCGGCGAGCATCTGGGCCATGCCGTCGAGGCGTTCGGCTCCGGTGGTCATTCGGACTCCGGACGGGGTGCTGGTCAGGGTGGCCACGGAGGGTGGGATTCGGCGTTTTGCCTGGGCCAGGTCGGTGTGTAGCAGGACCGACACCTGGTGGTGCCAGTTGCCGGTTGCCAAGCCGGCCGCTACCTGGGCGCCTGGGTCGAATCCGGGTGGGACCTCGAAACAGCCGTCGAGGAGTCGGGGCCGGGTGATGCGGTCCAGGCGGAAGGTTCTGATCGTGGCACGGTCGTGGTCGTGGCCGGTCACGAACCACTTGCCGCTGTGGAAGACCAGGCCGTAGGGGTCCAATCGGCGTTCGGACGGCTCGGAGCCCGGCTTGGTGTAGTCGAAGGTGACCGGCTGGCGGTCGTCGGTCGCCCCGGCGAAGGTGAGCAGCGTGGCGGAGGACATGCCGAGACGGCGTGCCGGGTTGGCGGGGGCGGGTTCGGCTGGTTCGGCGACCCGGGTGGGGGCGGGGCCGGTGAAGTCGAGGGTGGACAGTAAGGCGTCGGTTCGGGCGCGTAGGCCTTTGGGCAGGACTCGCTGGATTTTGGCCAGGGCGGTTTCGGCGGCTGCTGACGTGGTGGTCAAACCGGTTCGGCGGCCGGCGACCAGGCCGAGCAGCACGGCCAGGGCCTCGTCGTCGGTGAGCATCAGTGGGGGCAGGCGGTAACCGGGGGAGAGAACGTAACCGCCGTATCGCCCGCGCCGGCCCTCCACGGGGATGCCCAGGTCGGTCAGGTGCGCCGCGTAGCGCCGGACGGTTCGCTCGTCGACGCCCAGCTGGGTGGCGAGACGGCCGACGGTGTGGCCGGCGGGGCTGGCCTGGAGTAGTTCGAGCAGGCCGAGCACCCGGCCCAGGGACGGTGGCATGGGACACAACTTATACCGGGCGGAAACTGTCCGGTATCGGCCGTAGCGTTGCCGACATGACGACATACGTACTGGTACCGGGGTTCTGGCTGGGCGCCTGGGCATGGGACGAGGTGGCCGCGCCACTGCGAGCGCGGGGGCATGACGTGCACGCCGTGGAACTGCGGGGTGCCACGGTCGAGGAGCATGTCGTTCAGGTCACCGAGCTGCTGCGGGAGTTGGACGACGTGGTGCTGGTGGGGCACAGCTACGGCGGACTGGTGATCACCGCGGCCGCCGACCGGGTCCCGGAGCGGGTGGCACGGCTGGTCTACGTGGACACCGGGCCGCTGCCGGACGGCAGGGCGCAGGCTGATTTCGACGGTTCGCCACCGCAGGCGGTCGACGGGCTGGTGCCGGTGTCGGAGGCGGCGCCGCCGGTGGTGCACGAACGGGGACGGCCGCAGCCGGTCGCCACGGCCACCGATCCGGTTCACCACACCGGAGCGTGGCGGGCGCTACCCCGTACCGCGATCCTCTGCTCTTTCTCGGAGGCGCAGCTGCGGGGGATGGCGGCGACCGTGCCACTGTTCGCCCTGATGGCGGGAGACGGCTGGACCTTCGCCGAACTCAAGAGTGACCACTGGCCGATGTTCTCCGCGCCGGTGGCCCTGGCCGCCCTAATAGGGTCGGGGGATGCATGATCTGATTCGGCCGGTGGTGGTGGCTCCGATGGCCGGTGGGCCGTCGACTCCCGCTCTGGTGATCGCCGCGGCGCAGGCGGGTGCGGTGGGGTTCCTCGCCGCGGGCTACAAGACTCCGGACCTGGTCGAGGCGGAATTGCGGGCGGTTCGGGGCGCGAGCGTGGGGTACGGGCTCAACCTCTTCGTCCCCGCGAAACCTCCGCAGGATGTGGCCGCCGTCGATCGCTATCGGCGGTTGCTGCAGGTGGAGGCGGATCGGTACGGCGTGGATCTGCCGCCGGTGCGGTTGCGCGACGACGACCACTTCGACGCCAAGGTCGATCTCGCGGTCACCTATGCGCCGCCGCTGGTCAGCTTCACGTTCGGCGTACCGGAGAAGGGTGTCGTCGTGGCTCTGCAGGCTGCCGGAGTGGCGGTGGCGATCACGGTCACCTCGGCGGCTGAGGCGGAGCAGGCGCTCACGGTCGGGCCGGAGGTGCTGATCGCGCAGGGCGGCACGGCCGGCGGGCACTCGTCGACGATGAGTCCGGCCGGTTATCGGGGGAACACCACGGCGGTGCAGGTGCTGGCCGCGGTCCGGGCCGTCACCGACCTGCCGGTGATCGCGGCCGGTGGCACCGGGACAGCGGCCGACGTGCGGGAGCTGGTCACGGCGGGGGCGGTGGGCGTACAAGCGGGAACTGTCTTCCTGCTTGCCGACGAGGCCGGGACGCGACCGGCGCAGCGGGCGGTCATGCAGTCGCAGCTTCCGCACGAGACCGTGGTGACCAGGGCGTTCACCGGTCAGCCGGCGCGGGCGTTGCGGAACCGGTTCACCGACGAGTACTCGGAGGCGGCGCCGGTCGGCTATCCGGCCGTGCACCATCTGACCGCGCCGATCCGGGCGGCCGCCGCCGAGCGGGGCGATGCCGGCGCCCTCAATCTGTGGGCCGGCATCGCCCATACGAAAGCCCGGCAGGCGTCGGCCGCCGAGATCGTGGCGTCGCTGATCGGCTGATCGACAGCGACAACGGCCTGATCAGGTGCGGTCGGACTCCAGGGTGCCGCCGTTGGCGACGTCCTGGCGTTCGATCTCGTCGAAGCGGATGCGCACCGAGGCCCGCCGCGCTTTGAGGATCTCGACCGCGGCGGCGGTGACGGCCTCGGCGAACTCTCGTCGCTGATCCAGCGTGCGGCCGGACAGCAGTTCAACGGTGATGTTGGGCATGGACCCTCCCGTTTTTCATAGACAGGAACATTGTTCTGTTACACGGAACACTGTCAAGAGCGTACGCATGGATCGTCATCTTTGTATTCCATGTGTTGACAGGCCGTTTCATGTAGCAGAACATCCACGGAGCGAAACGTCCCTGTAACCCACGCCACACATTGGAGGGGGTGCACGTGACCACGCTCGACTGGTCGGTTCTCAGCGCATATTTCCTGGTCATGATCGGTATCGGGCTCTGGGCCAAGAGCCGCGTCCACAACGTCGCCGACTTCTTCACCGCGCGGGGCATGATCCCCTGGTGGCTGTCCGGCATCTCGCATCACATGTCCGGCTACAGCGCCATCATGTTCGTCGCCTTCGCCGCCGTCGCCTACAACTACGGGCTCGCCATGTACATCTGGTGGGCCCTCACCATCGGGATCGGCGTCGGGATCGGCGCCTTCGTGTTCGCCGCCCGATGGAACCGGCTGCGTTCCCGGTACGG from Actinoplanes derwentensis includes these protein-coding regions:
- a CDS encoding DUF6531 domain-containing protein; translation: MARPSDWYVLDMDNDPTPGDPDRVRQLASRFHDFAENAHRAKMAVDSLQGDGALLTWVGKSGDAFRSQFGDFPSQVDKLYRSHLMVGDALEAYAPTLENAQTQADRALADGRLAAEKLKSLQGSLGIAETDFSGAAQAADRARAETQAPDPDQVKQAVRDAEAAEQKRNQAKAAVAGAQGELDLAKQLAMQAKELRDGASRTCAREIDAASDAGIQPRSFWAKLGDALKQIWDIICEVAKWVALVAGVIAMIIGGPLAWVALAAGAILLIKAIVDFSQGKGSVMDLVFGLLGVIPGVRGLTSISKLSALYKAGGLKEIGKAALQGMKTLANDMVDIVKGIGAGAVSVVKNIGGLVSLGAAKLTDLFQVKVPPVPKDVARTINIRECVSDPIDVATGEMVLPLIDLELPAPLPFTLERTHLSSYRAGSLFGASWASTLDQRLETDAEATLFFAADAMVLVYPIGAAGTAVLPEEGPRWPLTVAADGSAILEADDRLLGFDDQGRLCTVADTDGNTLRVERDEDGTPSALQHPSGRRVLFTVADGRIAEITLANTKIAAFGYDDSGRLTEAANISGKPARFRYDGDGRVMQWIDRNDFGYRYTYDEDGRCTGTMGEDGFLSATLVYEDGRTTWTDSLGNVTVYTFDEYHHVTSVTDPLGNTGRSTWGRYNEQFTRPAAPVDRLDLDRLRGGRPANPDRAEGLAGWSVRLDDGETVVYDAEGYPVERTDAAGNVRRTAYGPFGVVLATVDADGLRTSYTYDTELRVTSVTDPAGLLWRYEYDAAGRVTAETDFNGRARRFTHDAAGNVTAVDGVPLERDETGNLIRRGSHIYAYDQQGRLVAASGPGVELSVEWDADGRKVAETVNGRTVRVETDGTSVTRHTPAGAVSVWESDPFGRPYSLRSGGHEMLLKHDFAGREAARSIDGTPVLAQLHGTGDRLLGQILPAVGGRVFEHRADGAVSGAVDWTGRRAYTLDATGRVTRVQGPGRDENHRYSYGRPDGVYDGTSLRSSGAVQATYDSLGRMVTRTRDGVGTWHFAWNDDDRLIEATTPAGAVWRYTYDPLGRRIAKTDGVERFDFTWSGSTLVEEEHLAADGTLSVTTWEHHPSDGRPLARTVRIGGDLDFATVVTDRVGTPTELLAADGTLRWQSDATLWGYSDTTEMPVSFPGQYRDLETGLHYNVFRYYDPLTGRYLSQDPLGLAPAIDPAGYASNPLRFADPLGLMCTSPGGSSVPKPTPGSGDIPGLVQDMDELGDIGLALSKTTPEFKNPADFIKDLTANKSNPPLLFHGSDVPPDIIFKQGLQSNAMFKNAGSHYDIKLHQQNSSKIREGGVYSGFVSTTEDWNVALNFVRDKDIAFQLQNKSMDGVEFSKNIGGKDYKLHYGYVYAVRADSQPFVELNVQTINDISKVSQKEFAALDHIPGKNISHAYLIDTPYNVGIKDGIQQLDIPKGPFKMETFDNPDYVAKKK
- a CDS encoding type VII secretion system-associated protein produces the protein MRWMYAVDPAYEGVEDIPPYAIAGAYPVAADGTPAEELIPNPDYRPSPRALGWPAPANDLEAAVQNAATGHGDDATVRAALLAGTVFVDPAAPIDTPDLHAWTSDRYLPSPGPSHDWRRLPVTALTGTLGTRTLVLNPGTDLEARLPAAALDPR
- a CDS encoding S66 peptidase family protein, whose product is MTIMPLRPAPLRVGDLVALISPSGPVEAGRVDHATRMLNAHGLRVQAGRHALNRHTFFAGSDAQRLADLDEALRDPLVRGVLCMRGGYGAQRIVDDADFAAVRADPKHVLGFSDITALHLALWKEARLVTVHGPNAGRIDDGAVRALTTDTPIVVTAAKTEGTFPVRVDGRAEGVLLGGNLTLLAATAGTRHAWDPAGVVLMLEEVNEVPYRVDRSLVQLERAGLLDGLAGVAVGQFTGCGDPTGVLLDRLGRLGVPVLGGLPIGHGDRPATVRLGAPVILDTETGTLTEMNREAGSR
- a CDS encoding TetR/AcrR family transcriptional regulator, producing the protein MSTRRRGEELEQAILRAAADEMRESGYPGMTMDRVAARAGTNKNAIYRRWPHRAALGIAAYRHLSETVMPDPDTGSLRADALEMLRLANQTWSSPHGATLRGLLAAAADDPELLTLMRERSGTDAMDRAWLTMLDRAVARGEAPAEAVHLRVATTPMMLLRAEYAIRGIPSVPDEVLVEIVDEVFLPLVRGRGHDPGP
- a CDS encoding type II toxin-antitoxin system PemK/MazF family toxin, giving the protein MTSTIAPWQVWWFDFDPVEGHEQAGTRSGLIISSPFHLKLTGNKLVNVVPVTSTERFDLLHRVFINSPKDGKKWVLTEQIRTMSVGRIDRSRGCWKLNPDEIARVREVLRHMVDL
- a CDS encoding helix-turn-helix transcriptional regulator codes for the protein MPPSLGRVLGLLELLQASPAGHTVGRLATQLGVDERTVRRYAAHLTDLGIPVEGRRGRYGGYVLSPGYRLPPLMLTDDEALAVLLGLVAGRRTGLTTTSAAAETALAKIQRVLPKGLRARTDALLSTLDFTGPAPTRVAEPAEPAPANPARRLGMSSATLLTFAGATDDRQPVTFDYTKPGSEPSERRLDPYGLVFHSGKWFVTGHDHDRATIRTFRLDRITRPRLLDGCFEVPPGFDPGAQVAAGLATGNWHHQVSVLLHTDLAQAKRRIPPSVATLTSTPSGVRMTTGAERLDGMAQMLAGLGYPFTIESPPELKSEVAALATRLQAML
- a CDS encoding alpha/beta fold hydrolase gives rise to the protein MTTYVLVPGFWLGAWAWDEVAAPLRARGHDVHAVELRGATVEEHVVQVTELLRELDDVVLVGHSYGGLVITAAADRVPERVARLVYVDTGPLPDGRAQADFDGSPPQAVDGLVPVSEAAPPVVHERGRPQPVATATDPVHHTGAWRALPRTAILCSFSEAQLRGMAATVPLFALMAGDGWTFAELKSDHWPMFSAPVALAALIGSGDA
- a CDS encoding nitronate monooxygenase; the protein is MHDLIRPVVVAPMAGGPSTPALVIAAAQAGAVGFLAAGYKTPDLVEAELRAVRGASVGYGLNLFVPAKPPQDVAAVDRYRRLLQVEADRYGVDLPPVRLRDDDHFDAKVDLAVTYAPPLVSFTFGVPEKGVVVALQAAGVAVAITVTSAAEAEQALTVGPEVLIAQGGTAGGHSSTMSPAGYRGNTTAVQVLAAVRAVTDLPVIAAGGTGTAADVRELVTAGAVGVQAGTVFLLADEAGTRPAQRAVMQSQLPHETVVTRAFTGQPARALRNRFTDEYSEAAPVGYPAVHHLTAPIRAAAAERGDAGALNLWAGIAHTKARQASAAEIVASLIG
- a CDS encoding tautomerase family protein translates to MPNITVELLSGRTLDQRREFAEAVTAAAVEILKARRASVRIRFDEIERQDVANGGTLESDRT